Part of the Engraulis encrasicolus isolate BLACKSEA-1 chromosome 23, IST_EnEncr_1.0, whole genome shotgun sequence genome is shown below.
CAACAACCCCTTTACAAATGCAGACCATGtaccaaaaataaaaataagaaagataTGGAAAAACATTGACCTCAAACGGGAATCGCTGCCAATGTTTGTGTGCATCAATAACATACGGACATACGGATATGGACATGCAAATTAAAACaaatcttttcattttctttaatggTAGTtgttattcatcatcatcatcatcatcatcatcatcatcccataCATGCATGTTACGTTAGATGCGTGGTTCTCACCAGCACCCCTagtgctccccaatgccccctgaggGGCTGTAGAGTCCCCGTTGCGAAAAACTGTTAGGTGAACATTGAGTAGTAGAGCCATTTGCTGTCAAATCAGTGTACCAGTTGTGTGAATTACATACACTGCCACATTGGCATTGCACAGTATATGCAGTTATTGCCGTCATGAGACCATTATGCTCACAGAAATCCCTGAGTGAAAAAGGAAAGAATTCAATATTCCATTCAACCAGAAATCGACAAATGTGACAAGTGCAACTATACCCTAGGAAACTAGTCTTTTgtatggcagaaaaaaaaaagttaagggccatacacacacgtcgctgctagttactcgctcagcaaatgaagtcaatagaatgtcgatgtgtttcagcgagacttgcaggcgagtactgtacaagcgatgcaatgtgggcggatcgcgagttgaaaatattttatcttcgagcgaggccagtaagcgagtaaccaattggaatgcagagttcggtacttctcgcctgttcattggcagttaaagccgcgggaactttcagcgaacgttccatgaaagagtggcaagtaggcgagcaagcgaaaagctagctttgtgtgtgtacgccgctttactcATGGATTCATGGAGTGCATATGTTCACTTATTATTCAACACGGTCTACGCATTTCATGATATTCCCCACTGTTTATTCCCTAGTGCTGACATTGCAACCTATtacagggcatgtgtgtgtgtgcgccaccaCAGTGACTTGTAAGGACTTGACGTTGGCATACCTTCAGCTTGCCTTTGTTGAAGGCGCACACAGACACTTGGTAGCCAGAGTGCCCGAGGTCCACAAACACCACCGTCCTCGGCTTCTCCTCTGGATTTGGCAGATCCTGCTTATAAATACCGTACGCCAAAGAGACTGCAAAACAAGAAggcaaaacaaacaagcaaaacccATTTAGTTCAATAAAcatctctcacccactcattttTAATAAACTTTTATTACACTACTACAGTATGGCGCAGACCAACTATCTAAAAGAAAGACATAAACGTCTACCTGCAACGCCACAAAGCTGTGCAATTTTGTTGCTGCAACCATTTTTTTGCATAATGATTACTAGTGAAAAACGCAGATTGTTAAAGTGACTGCCAAACGCCTTTGTGCTTTTCAAATGTTACTGCAAGTAGTCAGGTTTATGCATGATATTGACATTAGCAGTAAATCAACTCTGCTTGCGAAGAGTTATTCAGCCATCGGATAAGTTGCTCCACAACACTGAAGCTTTCTCATTTCCTCATTGTGAAAGACATGACGCAGCAAAAAAGACCGTTCACATTACTATGTTGTTCTGACAATTCTTGCTTTCTATTACTGGATTTTGGCAGGTAGCCATATAATTATTGGAGTAAGGCCCTCTCCCCTGCGTGGTGTTGGGCTCCTGCATCATGTTGGCAAACAATGACTGCATCCCACACCACTCTCGTAACAAGTCTTCATATGGACATTTTGTCCAGTATACATAATGGTATACATGAAAAGCACTCTTCCACAAATACAaattcatgaaaaaaaacaacaaccaaactGCAGATGCGTATTCATTGCCAGAGAAATGAATTATGCTACAACAACAACATTGAGCTTGAGACACACAGGAGGATAACGTGAAAGACGATTATTAGTTTAACTCAAagttaagatttttttaatgtTGAAATGAAATTGATGATGTTCATGAAATTGTTTATTTTGACGCAGTGTGACTATGGCGATGGTTTGTTTTGATGGCTACACCAGTAGGAATTACCCAGAGGGCCCCACAGATTTGTTACGGTTGTCAGATATAAACCATCTCAGCACCCTTaggctctttttttccccctcctaaaCTCTTTTGGTACCTGCAGTGGTTTCGTTCATCAATCGCAAGCAGTTGAGGCCAGCGATCTGTGCAGCATCTAAAACAGACCTCCTCTCCGCATCGGTGTAATAGCTGGGAATCTGTCcatcacatacaaacaaacaccatATTTAGCTgacagagtgaacctgatgaagcagtagcgaaacgcgttgttcaccaaataaactaccagcaaagataccagtgtgcggtgattcatccttcatttacttggattactcttactgcacatcaccagcacctggacaagtggttgtgcacagggacgttactttgagtaccATATTTAGCTTTTTGCATTCATTTCAAGAATCAAATGGGTCAAAGTGTTGCCTGGGGGCGAGAAAGAATTCACTCACAGATATAACACAGTCGGCAACAGGCTTTTTCAGAGCACTTTCAGCTGTCTCTTTGAGCTTGGTCAGCAGCATGGCTGTCACTTGCTCGATGCTGAAGACTTTTTCCTCCTCCATGTACATCACCTGCAGGAAGAAAATGATACATTTTAGTTCAGAAATCACacatttgtcattaaaaatgtacaACATTCACACCAGTCAAGCCTCTGCactcatttattttttatatatatattttttaaatactgtTTTTCTCATGCTCCAACACGTTTGAATTCAGAGGATTAACAGCTATTGAAAAACTAAAACCACTCCCTCAGCAACTGGTCCATCAAAATGCACTCTGTCAGACAAGATGAGCTCACACCTAAAGCATTCGGAAAAACTACTGATGGTTTATACTGCCACCTCAATGTGGGATCATGGGCATAAGACAGAATGTGATATCAAGCATTATCAAATAAAATCTCTCACCTTGATGCCAGTTGTCCCTGCGGGCATCTGGGCTAGATCATACACCAGGCCGGATTTGATACTCTGAACAAATGGATCGGAAAAGGCCCTGCCGTGGAACCGCTTGAAACCCTGGACCGTGTTTTTGCAGTTGGTCACAACCTGGATGGGTTACACATATAATGGATACATCACACGTTTAAGGCATCAAATGTATCAATGCTTCGCATGTAGGCCTACCGTAGTGTCCCGTTAGTCACCAGTCACAAAATGTTAATCTACTGTCAGTAACAACTGACTGGTTACAGTGAATAGTATAACGATTACATCCGACGTGTCCATCAACACATCCATGACCTGCTCAGAAATGAATGAACCTGCCCCATCATAACGGACCATCCCTTAGTCATTGAATGAATTAGAAATCTCACCTGGCTTTTTGCGGCAGCGCCTATGGAGCGATTTCTTGGACCAAAGGAGACACATGCTCTGAAATACAAGAAATTACTTGATTAACCCCAACGGCGATATTCATGACAGTTAATCACCCAGGCCGTACACTTGTTCGCTGCCAAACCTCCGGCATTGGCGCTTACGTTGAGACACTCCTAAATGTAACAGGCCTGAAGTCAATCGCTACACGTTTCCTTATTCCATTACTGAATGGCACATACATCATCCGCCAGAAAGTTCCATGAAAGTGTAAGGTGGTGGACCCTCTTAAGTTAGATTAGTTACCACATTCATTAACAATGTTGCTCAACCTTTGAGCTAGCCTGCTAACCCGATTGACTATCCCCCAGAGTAGCTATATAGCTAGCCTGGTGGTCATGACACATTGTTTTAAGAACACATGCTCCTCGAGTTCAAAAACACACTAGAAAATGGACATGTTGTGCTTCAACACACCAAAACACCACCGAAATTTGAACACATTAGCAGAAGATATACTTACGGCGTGCATCGGTCGCTGTACTCATTAGCTATCGTTTCAATCCCCCCAGCACGGGCTACTGCAATATAGCAGTTCAGATAACCAACGTCGAATCCCACCACAGACATCTTATCTCAGCTTTTATAATGGTTCCCGGAATTCCTAAGTGACAGAATATTATTCAGAATACAAAATCCAGTCTCCAGTTATTTAAAAATAGTTAAATCGCTGGATGGTTAATTCATTATCTCCCGTTACTGCATGAGGCTGGCAACTAGCTTTGTGCCCAGCTCGCCGGTTTCTCATTGAAGACGGCGTGACAGACGCACAATTTCCGGTGTCGAAGCGTCACGAAAATTCGAGCACTTTCTCCGCCAATTCAAAATAAAGGTAGTTTAAAACTTTTATTTTGTACATCAATTTCACTCTACAGTGGCAGTGTACAATGGCGATAGGCATAACATTTCTAAACAAATCACAGGTTTTCTAAATTGATTTGACAGAAATGACTCGCTCTGTGaagaaaaatgttttaaaatgtttttttttgtgtcatcTATGAAGACAACATAGGTCATCAAAATATCCTATTTTAGGTAATGACATTTACAGTATTAGGTAGGCTATTAATACAGTTCCTCAAAACTGTGCTATATTACTGAATGACTAGTACACTTATAATACATGTATTTGAGTCACAAACATGCATTCGGCATGTCAGTCATAGGAAAGACTTAAGGAGGGGAACATCCTCTCTTTatgggcagttatgggtaagcggttagggcctcagacttgtagcaggttgctggtttgactcccgtcccgacccaccaggttgggggtggtaattaaccagtgctctcccccatcctcctctatgactgaagtaccctgcgcatggtaccgtcccgctgcactggtcccttggggcgccattaggggccgccccctagcacgggtgaggcatacatgcaattttgttgtgtgcagttaaCACGTGTGTGCTgtctgacaatgacaatgggagttggagatcgccaggtgggctttcaatttcacttcactttatcCCAATGCCATGCTTTCCTTCAGGCACTGGAACTACCTGAAATCTTCACATCATTAACCATTTGTCCACAGCTAGTATATGAGGGGATacctcaataataataatagtaatgatggaaataataataaacaaagttCCTCTTAGATtcttgctcttcatttcttcaAATGTAAATCTATATTTCCTTCTTATCAATTACACAAAGGGAAGTTGAAAACTGGGCATACTTTTTTCCAGGTCGGCTGGGGAATACACAGCGATCAGCTTCATATACAAGACACATGAGGAAAATTCACACAGAAAACAATGGAATTATTCCACAACAGGCGAGTAATTCATGAAGAATCACTGTCTGGGTTGACAGTAAATGTAGGCCCTAATTGTCATGATGTATTACTAATTCACTTTGTCCTTTGGGATTATTAAAGTTATTCTATTTGATACATGCAGATTAGTTGGCCTCACAGACTGAAACTGTGCATCATCCTTCTGGGGAAAAAGGGGCATGTAGTTTGAACCCTAGGCTTTTTTAGCATCAGTCATATCATGTCAACTCCTCTATgccttctgttgtatattttcggcttcaatacactttttcacacaagtcttgtgtgcgcctccttttttccactaTCTTCCATTATCTTTTTaagattactactttttgggagtgcactcaccaagcaatacacgagtattaagttcaaggcgcagacgccgacctttgttggtcttttgtcatcaaCTCCTCTATGCTGAATGGTGCATGTACAGTAGCAACACAGGAGTACCATATAAGGTAcacaacaaacacatactaaGGAAATCaatttttcataaatattttattgtttttaaagACAGGAAAAGAATGAGACAACTTAAAACAGACAGGGCTCCCCGGGAGACATGTGGATTGGCTTCACTCTTCACTCTTCCTCCTcggcctcagcctcagccccagcggCGGGCTCGTAATCAGACAGGACCTTCCTCTTGCCTGCCGCGTGCACGCCATTCCCCCATGTGTATGTCAGGTACATCACCGTCATGGCTGCAATCGAGAAAAGAGAACCAGTCAAATATCAATACACTGCGTATCAATATCAATACACTGTTCAAGCATTGACGGATCATTGAATGTCTCAGACAGCCGCTTTTGTGCAAGACGTTGAGAAAATAATTGGCCTCAATAAAGCTGTGCATTTGTGGGTCTGTGAAAACCTCTAATTTGTGCACACATGGGGTTATTGATAAAACCAAAAGTGCAAAATCATCAGTTAACTGACAGGTGAGGGTTAATGATGGGTTGGGCACAATTAACCGTTCCTTAGTTTTAATACAATGGGAGTGCCCCAAAAGTATACCAataaaaggcgtgtgtgtgtgtgtgtgtgtgtgtgtgtgtgtgtgtgtgtgtgtgtgtgtgtgtgtgtgtgtgtgtgtgtgtgtgtgtgttggtgtgattgagtgtgagagagagagaatgacagtaaAATGTGAATGCCCCCTTGAGGTGATGTGGCCAAAGGTTTTGGAAACAAACACAATATGGGCAGTcaagggtaagcggttaggacatcagacttgtcgcccaaaggttgacggttcgactcccgacccgccaggcgggtggggggagtaagtaacccatcctcctcaatgactgaggtacaccgagcatggtaccgtcccgccgcactgctcctttggggccgccattgggggttgacccccttgcactggtgaggcataaatgcaatttcgttgtgtgcagtgtagtgttcacttgtgtgctgtggagtgctgtgtcacaatgacaatggaagtttgagttttcccagttgggctgtcacagtaaaaacaaacaaaaacaaaacatctcaACTTACGTGGTGCCCATTTGAAAACTGATGCTCTGAAACGTCTCCAGACATTGGGGACACCCTTGGAGAAGAAGTTGGGGAATGCCTTCTGTTCAAACGGGGAGATGCTGTAGGTGATCACATGCCGAACTCTGGCGAGATTTCCAAAGTGACGTCCCATTATATCCTTTGAGAGCTGGAGAGAAACGTCAACATGCCATACATTACTCCATTGCACCTCAGGTTTCAAGACTTCAAATCAGGATACCAGACAATGAAATTGTGGAACAACACTTCATAACTCTAGATTTAAGAGCCAAGATAATATAAGATAAGAAATGCCACCACCGTTTGACTATCCGTAGGTGACCTCATTACATTATTACTCTTACATTATTATTCTGCTAGGGTGAAAGTTAATCTGAGACGCTCAGAAGATACTAGAAGTACACAAATATCAAGTCACCCATGAATAGGCCTCCGACACAGCGGCCAGTGGATCCTTGGACTTCAATCCCACCATCACAGCCAGCTAGTTTTAACAGTTTGTTGACAAGGCTACGCAGTGCTGGAAGGACACCCACAGTGCCATCTCGCTACATCGCTGAACACAAACAGTTTGGTCTCTGTTCTAAACTTAACAGTCCAGCATTGTGAAATCTAAGAATATCTTTAAGTACAGTGCAGTCCAGTCAGCTATCGGGCAAATACGTAACTTCTTCAGTCCAGTGAGGCTAAGTGAGCAACATTAGGCTAGATCACTGCTGCCACATAATCGCGGTTGCTCAACACTGGTGACATCCTCCACAGACATTGACCATTTAAAGCAAAGGGTTCATCTCAATACCCCAAGGACATTATTCCTATGATTGAACCTCACTCATATTTCTGAAGTACAGCTGATAAACACTCAAGACCTTGTGGAGACCCTGGTCTTGCCTGTTTCGGCTAATATGTGCTTGTTAGCATAGCTTACATCTCCGAAGACCTTGTTTGACATTCGGGACATAACGCAACTTTATCAATTCGTCCAATCATATAAAGCATGTATTTAACCCATAACTTTGAGATAAAGAAGGTAATGAGACCGTTTATACATCATATCGGTCAGATTGACGAGTTTTATAAGTATAAACAGGACAAACCTTTCTGCTCCTTCTGCCTGTTGGTTTATGGCGTTGAGCGCTGAGATCTTTTGCTAGCCAGGAAATTTTGCTTGTCTGCTAGGAACAGTGACGTAAGAGGTCTACCATAAACGTGCACGACAGATTATTACTACTGCCCCCAAGTGGAGGGATGACTGACTGGCCCTTGGGAGATGATTGCCAAACTCGGGTCTGGTGGAAGGATTTGGGGCCTTGCCACACAGTATGGAAAGAAGTCTAAGGTGTGAAAAAGTATGACAAAGCAAATGGATATGTTTCAGTCAATACAAAAGTAAGGTTTATAATGTGTACATGATGTGCTTTCACCATTAGTCAAACGGTGATGTGATGTTTATTGTCTGTATAATTCACTGGGagctcaggggtgcgtttctcgacaacatcattacttggttgaaatgcaatttcccattggaggcctagcaagttgctaactggttagcaatgatgctttcgagaaacgaagGCGGGTAAGCTGAGCTCCAGCAGACTATTTCCCAATttaagtccaactgggaaactccaactcccattgtcattatgacacagcactccacagcacacaagtgaacactgccaGGATGAGATTTGTCAGAAAATCAAAAGGGGGGTATGTTTCAGAtattaagcaatatcaatggagttacattaaattgtgattaaaatcatTCAGGAAAACTGGAGATATCAACACAAGAAGAGAGGACAATCCCCCACTACAAatcgcacactgcacacactgcacacttgcatttatgcctcacccgtgcaagggggcagcccccaatggtgcccgaaagggagtagtgcggcgggacgtggagaaaacaaagtttccccgctgtcagcctagccaaaacaatttttggggggctattcttcattcactatccagtttgcaaatgagaaaatgactttacaattgagcttttgcaagatattgaaatataatgctgttgtcagtgatgtcttcatgacatattacttcctggtaagaggccacaagcacaagtggaggacgcaaggtcgcatattggaacgcacccatggtACGTCAGTTatgcaggaggatgggggaacgcactggttaattactccccccaccaacgcgGCAGGTcgcggtcgggagtcgaaccggcaacccttggaAAACAAGTCTGAGGCCTAAAGGCTTAGCCATGACTGCCAATCTTTTTAAAGTGTGTAAATAGTTACCAtgaagtgtgtgtaagatgacattgagtgcgttacaatatgcgaccttgcctcctccacttgtgcttgtctcctcgtaccaggaagtactatgtcatgatggcatcactgaccacagcattatatttcaatatcttgcaacagctcaattgtaaagccttcctctcatttgcaattgggatggtgaatgaataacagtccctcaaaagttgttgtggctaggctgacagctgggaaacttaatagttttctccacggaggagaggacaggaagtgtggcgaggagacaagcacaagtggaggaggcaaggtcgcatattgtaacgcactcaattAGTAATAGTGAGTAGAGAGAAATAACTGTGAGACAATATTTCACAGGTGATTTAAGGTGGTTTCACGTGATTTAAAGGATatgttcagccaatttcaacatgcagttgtaatgctcacactaacctggacttgtcagtaccagagattttttttttccttcagccttttccaagatcttggtcattgtaatgggggcaggtgtttgtttacacttcaaaaaacatcttgatttattcccaaaaacatccaaaaggttatgcaacatcagcagacaactagcaaacagcgataccttttgggaaaatatttggagtaggcctatgttaagattttttaaaaatgtaaacaaaatctgcccccattagaatagctcagatctcggaaagggcagagccgaaaaatgcagcatcaccgggtactgtcaagtcaagggtagtgggagctgagcaatacaacagcagaagtgctcctttaagctTTCAGAGGAGCACAGAGGATTGTGTCCATTTACAACTaaaccagaaagaaaaaaaatgtgagaatTTTATTTTCTTGTTCCCCATGGGTAACATGAGCTTGCctgttttattcttttttaaacatgaatatccaaaaatattcctttttgtgaaataagTGATTTGAACAAACAGTGAGTGAATATATACATTGATAGGCATTTGAAATGCAGTTTGTTAGTAACACCAGTATATCATTAGTAAGCATTTCCTTGACAACAATTAATGCAGATCGTCTTTTTTAAAGTTGTCCAGATGAACAACTCCTTCAGTGGACTTTATAAACAGGGAGCTTGTGAGCTGCAAGAGATCATCATTCGCGAATCACGGGTATAAAATTGACGAGTGTAAAAGAGTTTGCATGGGGGCATAACGATTACATTTCTTCATCCGCCCAGATTTTCTTAAAAATTCACAGAGACGACCGAACGAGCATATTCAAGAGAGAACCAACGGGAATAAATTAACGCAAAATAAAATTATAAGAAAGAAAGGTCATTAAAGACAACAAAAGGGAAAGACTTGTAACAGAAAACAACAATAacatgacacacatacaaacacagatatGCAAGAAGGAAAAAATAAGATTAATGTTGGAACAAAAAAAGCACAATCATTCATGAATTCATGCAAATATTTCAATGAGATAAAATGCTCTAAATGCACAATATAAAGCCTGATTTAATCTCCTCACAGGCAATTTAAAGATTTAAAGATTTTAAGAGCATTTGTCAAATATTATGAATTGATATGAGAAATATAAATGTCCACAAAGTTATAAATTAGTTGCACGAGGATTTGGCTATGCTGACCTTACCAAACAccttaccatttttttttttttcaaacctggTGCCAAAAATGCTTAAAGCAATATTGTAGCATTTCTGGAAATCAGCTGATTtgacaccttcccttgagttaaataattgagttttacctttcttctgtagTTCCAGTCACCCTCCAGGTCTGCCAGTgtaaattctacctccaagctagcatatatAATGGAATCGTATAGTACCATTGGATTTAATGATAATTTCCAGCTTGGATCTAGAAGTAACATCATTAGACTAAGAGAAAAACTGGAAGTACAGGGGAAAGATACAACTCAATTATTTCACTCAAGAGGAGGTGTAAAATCAGCTTTTTTTCCAGAAATGAAATCGCTTTAAAGAAACACCCCAATATAACATTTTTCTCCCTTTTTATCGACAGGTGCACTTAGTGGCGATCATCTCCTCGTATTCCTTGTATGCAATGGAGCCGTCGTTCTCGATGGTCAAGACGCTGAGGGGTTTGTACTCCGAGGGCACGCAGGACGGCCGGGGCACAGAGGAATCCAGCTTCTCATAAATGATGTTCTGCACCATGGTGTGCACCGGCGAGCCATACATGAACCCCAGGGCCCGCGGGCATATGCCCTTGCAGTACCTGGGGTTGTACTTGGGCGGGGCGATGATCCAATGGTCCAGCTTCAGCTGGCTGAAGCTCACGCGGAAGTCGTACAGCTCACAGTCCTCACTCAGGAAGTCATCTGTGGGCAGCAGCATGGAGAGGCCAGGCTCGGACGGCCTCAGGTTGTCGCCACCCGGGACGgcatccctccttctcctcctcctcctcctccgccgccagTACCTCATGTCTGGGCTGAAGCTCAGCCCGGGCTGGTGGTAGTGTTGgggatggtgctggtggtggttgaaCACGCGTCCCCTTAACCTGGTGGACATGGAGGGCGACGGAGGCCACCTCTGGTAGGCCAACTCGCTGGTGTCGTTCAGGTACAGCAGCAGCGACGGAGACCTGAGGGTGAGCTCCACGGGCCCCGTTTCAGTGCTGTCGTGCTGGTGCTGGAGCATCACACCTTCCTCCATGCAGGTGAGGTTGATGAGCAGGTGGATGTCGCGCTTCTGGGAGCTGAAGAGCGGGTCCAGGAAGGAGGTGACGTTGACCTCCACCCACTTGAGACGC
Proteins encoded:
- the LOC134440449 gene encoding cytochrome b-c1 complex subunit 8, whose translation is MGRHFGNLARVRHVITYSISPFEQKAFPNFFSKGVPNVWRRFRASVFKWAPPMTVMYLTYTWGNGVHAAGKRKVLSDYEPAAGAEAEAEEEE
- the gdf9 gene encoding growth/differentiation factor 9, coding for MAGLTKEICARCLNGVILLLILNGVLPITIESFSNEPPEPNDPTVHGSILNPLLKALSENEPWPDLSPRARPDSRYVRYMKRLYKMSSRPERSHEASHLYNTVRLITPRGECLDQNDEIFMQDLSYSLNRVRSKEQLLKSVLLYSFDQEQATTFTAVCYLEIEEHDRSVSPQQCCPSRRFSAAFPIHMERRSRLKWVEVNVTSFLDPLFSSQKRDIHLLINLTCMEEGVMLQHQHDSTETGPVELTLRSPSLLLYLNDTSELAYQRWPPSPSMSTRLRGRVFNHHQHHPQHYHQPGLSFSPDMRYWRRRRRRRRRRDAVPGGDNLRPSEPGLSMLLPTDDFLSEDCELYDFRVSFSQLKLDHWIIAPPKYNPRYCKGICPRALGFMYGSPVHTMVQNIIYEKLDSSVPRPSCVPSEYKPLSVLTIENDGSIAYKEYEEMIATKCTCR